The Deinococcus apachensis DSM 19763 genome has a segment encoding these proteins:
- the gnd gene encoding phosphogluconate dehydrogenase (NAD(+)-dependent, decarboxylating), whose protein sequence is MKMGMIGLGKMGGNMVLRLTQGGQQIVGYDRDPASVDLVEAQGAQGARTMDELISMLGEPGQRAVWVMVPAGAITQAVIDDLAGRLAPGDIIIDGGNSNFKDTMRRAEALAQQGIHLVDVGTSGGVWGLTEGYAMMVGGPEEAVERLRPILEVLAPAPHQGWGRMGPSGSGHYVKMVHNGIEYGMMQSYAEGFELMHAHKVFNLDMAQIAELWRHGSVIRSWLLDLTAEALKNQADFSQLSDYVADSGEGRWTVIDSIELGVPAPVITLATQMRFRSQQEVSYAGQMLSAMRRAFGGHAVKVLESTRQEAVVPEVQPGEHPAAAAPQNIPVEAAQPVPTGQQAEELGETGQQRVTGDA, encoded by the coding sequence ATGAAGATGGGCATGATCGGGCTGGGCAAGATGGGCGGCAACATGGTGCTGCGGCTGACGCAGGGCGGGCAGCAGATCGTGGGCTACGACCGCGATCCGGCCAGCGTGGACCTCGTTGAGGCGCAGGGAGCCCAGGGCGCCCGCACGATGGACGAGCTGATCTCCATGCTCGGCGAGCCGGGCCAGCGGGCCGTGTGGGTGATGGTGCCCGCCGGGGCAATCACCCAGGCCGTGATCGACGACCTCGCCGGGCGGCTCGCGCCGGGCGACATCATCATCGACGGGGGCAACTCCAACTTCAAGGACACCATGCGGCGGGCCGAGGCCCTGGCGCAGCAGGGCATTCACTTGGTGGATGTGGGCACCTCGGGCGGCGTCTGGGGCCTGACCGAGGGCTACGCGATGATGGTGGGCGGGCCGGAGGAGGCGGTCGAGCGGTTGCGTCCCATCCTCGAGGTGCTGGCGCCCGCGCCCCACCAGGGCTGGGGCCGCATGGGACCCTCGGGCTCGGGCCACTACGTCAAGATGGTCCACAACGGCATCGAGTACGGGATGATGCAGTCCTACGCCGAGGGCTTCGAGCTGATGCACGCCCACAAGGTCTTCAACCTCGACATGGCGCAGATTGCCGAGCTGTGGCGGCACGGCTCGGTAATCCGCTCCTGGCTGCTTGACCTCACCGCCGAGGCGCTGAAAAACCAGGCCGATTTCTCGCAGCTCTCGGACTACGTGGCCGACTCGGGCGAGGGGCGCTGGACGGTCATCGACTCCATCGAGCTGGGGGTGCCCGCGCCCGTCATCACGCTGGCGACGCAGATGCGCTTCCGCTCGCAGCAGGAGGTTAGCTACGCCGGGCAGATGCTCAGTGCGATGCGCCGCGCCTTCGGCGGCCACGCGGTCAAGGTCCTCGAATCCACCCGGCAGGAGGCCGTTGTGCCGGAGGTGCAGCCCGGCGAACACCCCGCCGCCGCCGCCCCGCAGAACATCCCCGTGGAGGCCGCTCAGCCCGTCCCGACCGGGCAGCAGGCCGAGGAACTCGGCGAAACCGGACAGCAGCGCGTGACGGGTGACGCATGA
- a CDS encoding SRPBCC family protein codes for MSEDIQIRQSIVVRSRPDVLYRLALEPKRRVRWDPNLVRAEYEGGEGRLANNVLVRFKFARRLLGLSFTAKYGQLQAPMRGGWESVRNVGPLEKLTQGWTFKAMPGGTEVTLTLNGRVRYRWIKTPVERMLHNLVVTTLVELQRQVDAQGAQLMEDMGREMQRKQKEEQKAAREAAKAARRRR; via the coding sequence ATGTCCGAAGACATCCAGATCAGGCAGAGCATCGTGGTGCGGTCGCGCCCGGACGTGCTGTACCGGCTCGCGCTGGAGCCCAAACGACGGGTCCGCTGGGACCCCAACCTGGTCCGCGCCGAGTACGAGGGCGGCGAGGGGCGGCTCGCCAACAACGTGCTCGTGCGCTTCAAGTTCGCGCGGCGGCTGCTGGGCCTGAGCTTTACGGCGAAGTACGGGCAGCTCCAGGCACCCATGCGCGGCGGCTGGGAAAGCGTGCGGAACGTCGGCCCGCTGGAAAAGCTCACCCAGGGCTGGACCTTCAAGGCGATGCCGGGCGGCACGGAGGTCACGCTGACCCTGAATGGCCGGGTGCGCTACCGCTGGATCAAGACCCCGGTCGAGCGGATGCTGCACAATCTCGTCGTGACCACGCTGGTGGAGCTTCAGCGGCAGGTCGACGCCCAGGGCGCGCAGCTGATGGAGGACATGGGCCGCGAGATGCAGCGCAAGCAGAAAGAGGAGCAGAAGGCGGCCAGGGAAGCGGCGAAGGCGGCGCGGCGCCGGAGATAA
- a CDS encoding PIG-L deacetylase family protein, which translates to MRIMAVFAHPDDEIGCIGTLSKHAARGDEVLLVWTTLGELASQFGDASHEEVTRVRQEHGAWVANRIGARHHFFDMGDSRMTGGRMEALQLARLYAHFRPNAVITWSDDHPHPDHRMTAKIAFDAITLARIPKIINESGGGAAMPPAPNLSGDEAVESGEDVTRLEAWREPVRFYQYYAPASPYPEVFVDTTDTFEASEDVARYYREFYKWNWTAEQFREGRAGMGRLAGVGYAERFNLRASHLRARAYLD; encoded by the coding sequence ATGCGAATCATGGCTGTCTTTGCACACCCCGACGACGAGATCGGGTGCATCGGGACGTTGAGCAAGCACGCGGCGCGCGGCGACGAGGTTCTGCTGGTGTGGACCACGCTGGGGGAACTCGCCTCGCAGTTCGGGGACGCCTCGCACGAGGAGGTCACGCGGGTGCGGCAGGAACATGGGGCCTGGGTAGCAAACCGCATCGGGGCGCGGCACCACTTCTTCGACATGGGGGACAGCCGCATGACGGGCGGGCGGATGGAGGCCCTGCAACTCGCCCGGCTGTACGCGCACTTTCGCCCCAACGCGGTGATCACCTGGAGTGACGACCACCCCCACCCCGACCACCGCATGACGGCCAAGATCGCCTTTGACGCGATCACGCTGGCGCGCATCCCCAAGATCATCAACGAGTCGGGCGGCGGCGCGGCGATGCCCCCGGCGCCGAACCTCAGCGGCGACGAGGCGGTCGAGAGCGGCGAGGACGTGACCCGGCTGGAGGCGTGGCGCGAGCCGGTGCGCTTCTACCAGTACTATGCGCCCGCCAGCCCCTACCCTGAGGTGTTTGTGGACACGACCGACACCTTCGAGGCCTCGGAGGACGTGGCCCGCTATTACCGCGAGTTCTACAAGTGGAACTGGACCGCCGAGCAGTTCCGCGAGGGCCGGGCGGGGATGGGAAGACTCGCGGGCGTGGGGTACGCCGAACGCTTCAACCTGCGGGCAAGCCACCTGCGGGCCCGGGCGTACCTGGATTGA
- a CDS encoding DUF4870 domain-containing protein, whose product MSLPEPPRAESPPGWSLDPGLIPEPERTPALLIHLSPLLGLVLPALGNVLGPLAAWLAYRDRSRVLDGQGKEALNFQLSVWLYSFLVGLLFFALFSLGLLGGLFGAASGSSELGALAIFGSLAAFFAFFIPVSLVLWAFPLVVMLLAVIRVNQGQAYRYPLSIRWIR is encoded by the coding sequence ATGAGCCTCCCCGAGCCGCCCCGCGCCGAATCTCCCCCGGGCTGGAGCCTCGACCCGGGCCTCATCCCCGAGCCCGAGCGGACGCCCGCCCTGCTGATCCACCTCTCGCCGCTGCTGGGACTGGTGCTGCCCGCCCTGGGCAACGTGCTGGGTCCGCTGGCGGCGTGGCTGGCGTACCGCGACCGCAGCCGGGTGCTGGACGGCCAGGGCAAGGAGGCGCTGAATTTTCAGCTCAGCGTATGGCTGTACTCCTTCCTGGTGGGACTGCTGTTCTTCGCGCTGTTCAGCCTGGGGTTGCTGGGAGGGCTGTTCGGGGCGGCGTCGGGGAGTTCGGAACTGGGCGCCCTCGCCATCTTCGGGAGCCTGGCGGCCTTTTTCGCCTTTTTCATCCCCGTCAGCTTGGTGCTGTGGGCCTTTCCCCTAGTGGTGATGCTGCTTGCGGTGATCCGGGTGAACCAGGGGCAGGCGTACCGGTATCCGCTGAGCATTCGCTGGATTCGGTAG
- the rnhA gene encoding ribonuclease HI, with the protein MTRPGGKPQFRKSPAGKAQDAARDLLPIKAGIQPDQPVAGEQVALYSDGACDTAAGHGGWATILNYRGKELVLSGNERDTTNNRMELRGLLEGLRVLKRPCQVRVVTDSQYLRKAFTDGWILKWQRNGWKTAGGEPVKNQDLWEELIAQAKIHALTFVWVRGHNGHGENERVDKLAVEERKKLRAG; encoded by the coding sequence ATGACGAGGCCCGGCGGGAAACCGCAGTTCAGGAAATCCCCCGCGGGGAAGGCCCAGGACGCCGCCCGCGACCTGCTGCCCATCAAGGCGGGCATCCAGCCGGATCAACCGGTCGCCGGGGAACAGGTGGCGCTTTACAGCGACGGCGCCTGCGACACGGCGGCCGGGCACGGCGGCTGGGCGACGATCCTGAACTACCGCGGCAAGGAACTCGTCCTCAGCGGCAACGAGCGGGACACCACGAACAACCGGATGGAGCTGCGCGGGCTGCTCGAAGGGCTCAGGGTACTCAAGCGCCCCTGCCAGGTGCGGGTGGTGACCGACAGCCAGTACCTCCGCAAGGCCTTCACCGACGGCTGGATTCTCAAGTGGCAGCGCAACGGCTGGAAGACGGCGGGCGGCGAGCCGGTGAAGAATCAGGACCTCTGGGAGGAGCTGATCGCGCAGGCCAAAATCCACGCCCTGACCTTTGTCTGGGTGCGCGGGCACAACGGCCACGGCGAGAACGAGCGGGTGGACAAGCTCGCCGTGGAGGAGCGAAAGAAACTCAGGGCCGGGTGA
- a CDS encoding GNAT family N-acetyltransferase — protein sequence MLTEPNTLTPEVEALLTRAMFPDPERLRRKLERYRAEPERRIFVWMADGRPVSAAGILQHGEEVEILHLGTAPGEERRGHARALLHAIEAHLKITRLLAETDDEAVGFYRRAGFQVTPAPPKGGSSRYRAVLTRP from the coding sequence ATGCTGACTGAGCCGAACACTCTCACCCCCGAGGTGGAGGCGCTGCTCACCCGGGCGATGTTCCCCGACCCGGAGCGCCTTCGCCGCAAGCTGGAGAGGTACCGCGCCGAGCCTGAGCGCCGCATCTTCGTCTGGATGGCCGATGGGCGGCCCGTAAGCGCAGCAGGCATCCTGCAACACGGGGAGGAGGTGGAAATCCTTCACCTCGGCACCGCGCCCGGGGAGGAACGGCGGGGGCACGCGCGGGCGCTCCTCCATGCCATCGAGGCTCATCTGAAGATCACCCGACTGCTCGCCGAGACGGATGACGAGGCGGTGGGCTTCTACCGACGGGCCGGATTCCAGGTCACGCCCGCCCCACCGAAGGGCGGCTCGTCCCGCTACCGCGCCGTCCTCACCCGGCCCTGA
- a CDS encoding MFS transporter gives MLSSTSSEVPAAGWRTFLALWGSQSISQIGSYVAWFALNVYVAQTLYPAPEQKAPLALALGAFAIAATLLAVLLAPVAGSVADRTSRKRVMLTCDVLGGGLTLGLVALMFGAVVPFWLLLAFVIVTQSLSIFHEAALESSYAMVVPEEQLTRANGLMQTTRTFSSLLAPTLATLLIGVPTLLHGSGWLAALRDGVPFALLVDGVSFLIAAAILARLAVPSPPPAEDHGGAAANLRADTRLGWTYLLRRPPLLHLLILAAALNFATAAIPVYQTLLTTFTLEPDRTARGLSFAATLAIIQTATSAGMFLGGLAISTWGGLKRRRILGILVPALLSGAGLILMGLSGNLYLTAAAFALTVFVMPITMAHSNGIWQSQVPRELQGRVFAVRRIVGRFSVPLGMAFVSGLSTSLPPGPIIAVLGLLVIVICAAQLLSPTVQRVEDKAYLEGLAAARGG, from the coding sequence ATGCTCTCATCCACTTCCTCGGAGGTCCCGGCGGCGGGGTGGCGAACGTTCCTGGCCCTGTGGGGGTCGCAGTCGATCAGCCAGATCGGCAGCTACGTCGCCTGGTTCGCGCTGAACGTGTACGTCGCGCAGACCCTCTACCCGGCTCCGGAGCAAAAAGCCCCGCTGGCGCTGGCGCTGGGGGCCTTTGCCATCGCCGCGACGCTGCTGGCGGTGCTGCTCGCCCCGGTGGCCGGGTCGGTCGCCGACCGCACGTCGCGCAAGCGGGTGATGCTGACCTGCGACGTGCTGGGCGGCGGGCTAACCCTGGGCCTGGTGGCGCTGATGTTCGGCGCGGTGGTGCCCTTCTGGCTGCTGCTCGCCTTCGTGATAGTCACCCAGTCGCTCAGCATCTTCCACGAGGCGGCGCTGGAGAGCAGCTACGCGATGGTCGTGCCCGAGGAGCAATTGACCCGGGCCAACGGCCTGATGCAGACCACCCGCACCTTCAGCTCGCTGCTGGCCCCCACGCTCGCCACGCTGCTGATCGGCGTGCCCACGCTGCTGCACGGCAGCGGCTGGCTGGCCGCCCTGCGGGACGGCGTGCCCTTCGCGCTCCTGGTGGACGGCGTGAGCTTCCTGATCGCCGCCGCCATCCTCGCCCGGCTTGCCGTGCCCAGCCCGCCCCCCGCCGAGGACCACGGGGGCGCCGCCGCGAACCTGCGGGCCGACACCCGCCTGGGCTGGACCTACCTGCTGCGCCGCCCGCCGCTGCTGCACCTGCTCATCCTGGCCGCCGCCCTGAACTTCGCCACCGCCGCAATTCCGGTGTACCAGACGCTCCTGACCACCTTCACCCTGGAACCCGACCGCACCGCGCGGGGCCTGAGCTTCGCCGCCACCCTCGCCATCATCCAGACAGCCACGAGCGCGGGCATGTTCCTGGGTGGCCTCGCCATCAGCACCTGGGGCGGCCTGAAGCGGCGCCGAATCCTGGGCATCCTGGTTCCCGCCCTGCTCTCGGGCGCGGGCCTGATCCTGATGGGCCTGTCCGGCAACCTGTACCTCACCGCCGCCGCCTTCGCCCTGACCGTGTTCGTCATGCCCATCACAATGGCGCACAGCAACGGCATCTGGCAGTCCCAGGTCCCGCGAGAGCTGCAGGGCCGGGTGTTTGCTGTGCGGCGCATTGTGGGACGCTTCAGCGTGCCTCTCGGCATGGCCTTTGTCAGCGGCCTGTCCACCAGCCTGCCCCCCGGCCCGATCATTGCTGTGCTCGGCCTGCTGGTCATCGTGATCTGCGCCGCGCAACTCCTGAGCCCCACCGTGCAGCGGGTGGAGGATAAGGCGTACCTGGAGGGGCTGGCGGCGGCGCGGGGCGGGTAG
- the glmU gene encoding bifunctional UDP-N-acetylglucosamine diphosphorylase/glucosamine-1-phosphate N-acetyltransferase GlmU, with product MTHTERPLDVVILAAGQGTRMKSALPKVLHPVAGRPMVAWAVKAAKELGAHNIVVVTGHGAEQVEAALSGSGVRFVRQEQRLGTGHAFLVGAQALGETEGADLLVLYGDTPLLRIETLRELIADHRAHGNAFTILTGELPDATGYGRILRDASGNVERIVEEKAATPAEKAVREFNSGVYVMDGHAPKLALRITNDNRAGEYYLTDLLTLYRAEGARVGAFKLSDPDEVVGANDRLGLAQAEAILRRRINAAHMRAGVTLQAPDTVQIEDTVTLGQDVTVEPGVILRGQTHVAGGVTVGAYSVVTDSVLEASVVVKPHSVLEGARVGAGSDVGPFARLRPGTVLGEGVHIGNFVETKNARLDAGVKAGHLAYLGDVTMGAETNVGAGTIVANFDGVNKHQSRVGAGVFIGSNSTLIAPRVVGDAAFIAAGSAVHEDVPEGAMAVARGKQRTLEGWSRRYWGGMREKVREKLPWLAGWLEKQG from the coding sequence ATGACACATACGGAACGTCCGCTGGACGTGGTGATTCTCGCGGCGGGGCAGGGCACCCGCATGAAATCCGCGCTGCCCAAGGTGCTGCACCCTGTCGCCGGGCGGCCGATGGTCGCGTGGGCCGTGAAGGCCGCGAAGGAGCTGGGGGCGCACAACATCGTGGTGGTGACCGGGCACGGGGCCGAACAGGTGGAGGCCGCGCTCTCGGGCTCCGGCGTGCGCTTCGTCCGGCAGGAGCAGCGGCTGGGCACCGGGCACGCCTTTCTGGTGGGGGCGCAGGCACTGGGAGAGACGGAGGGCGCCGACCTCCTCGTGCTGTACGGCGACACGCCGCTGCTGCGAATCGAGACGCTGCGCGAGCTGATCGCCGACCACCGCGCGCACGGCAACGCCTTCACCATCCTGACGGGCGAGCTGCCCGACGCGACGGGATACGGGCGCATTCTCAGGGACGCCTCGGGAAACGTCGAGCGCATCGTGGAGGAAAAGGCCGCCACCCCGGCGGAAAAGGCCGTGCGCGAGTTCAACTCCGGCGTGTACGTGATGGACGGCCACGCGCCCAAGCTGGCCCTCCGCATCACAAACGACAACCGGGCGGGCGAGTATTACCTGACCGACCTGCTGACCCTGTACCGGGCCGAGGGGGCGAGGGTCGGGGCCTTCAAGCTGAGCGACCCCGACGAGGTGGTGGGCGCGAACGACCGCCTGGGGCTCGCGCAGGCCGAGGCGATCCTGCGGCGGCGCATCAACGCGGCGCACATGCGGGCGGGGGTCACCCTCCAGGCCCCCGACACGGTCCAGATCGAGGACACGGTCACCCTGGGCCAGGACGTGACGGTCGAGCCGGGCGTGATCCTGCGGGGGCAGACGCATGTGGCGGGGGGCGTGACGGTCGGCGCCTACAGCGTGGTGACCGATTCGGTGCTGGAGGCCAGCGTGGTCGTCAAACCCCACAGCGTGCTGGAAGGGGCGCGGGTCGGCGCGGGCAGTGACGTGGGGCCGTTCGCCCGGTTGCGCCCCGGCACTGTGCTGGGCGAGGGCGTCCACATCGGCAACTTCGTGGAGACGAAAAACGCGCGGCTGGACGCGGGTGTGAAGGCCGGGCACCTCGCCTACCTGGGTGACGTGACGATGGGCGCCGAGACGAACGTCGGGGCGGGCACCATCGTCGCCAACTTCGACGGGGTGAACAAGCACCAGAGCCGCGTCGGCGCGGGCGTCTTCATCGGCTCGAACTCCACCCTGATCGCCCCGCGCGTGGTCGGCGACGCCGCCTTTATCGCCGCAGGCAGCGCCGTCCACGAGGACGTGCCCGAGGGCGCGATGGCCGTCGCCCGGGGCAAGCAGCGTACCCTGGAGGGCTGGTCACGCCGCTACTGGGGCGGGATGCGGGAGAAGGTCCGGGAGAAGTTGCCGTGGCTGGCGGGGTGGTTGGAAAAACAGGGGTAA
- a CDS encoding prolipoprotein diacylglyceryl transferase, with amino-acid sequence MDPVFLKIGNFTIAWYGVLITLGIVLGIWVGTRMARRRGLDVDLFERMIMWMLFWGFVGARLVFVLTSWHLFENIPFPRVLLDIVNLRAGGISIHGGLIGGVLTLIYFARRYRLNFYEYADLAVPGVAFGIIGGRIGNIMNGTDTVGRVTGWPIGFHWPASARAFHEGMCIPNPNPDLDLSKYCREVGGQLVMTAPVHFTQLYGVIIGIILAVAAYFWLRSRKAGWAFWQFWLWYSILRAGVEETFRLNPLPLKTYLNQGLNAPGIGLWTDTHLISFPLIIISLVMLLRIRRRPDTRPEQPVPGD; translated from the coding sequence ATGGACCCCGTCTTCCTGAAAATCGGCAATTTCACGATTGCCTGGTACGGCGTGCTCATCACGCTCGGCATCGTGCTCGGCATCTGGGTGGGGACCCGGATGGCGCGGCGGCGCGGCCTGGATGTGGACCTCTTCGAGCGGATGATCATGTGGATGCTGTTCTGGGGGTTCGTGGGCGCCCGGCTGGTGTTCGTCCTGACTTCCTGGCACCTGTTTGAGAACATTCCCTTTCCGCGCGTGCTGCTCGACATCGTGAACCTGCGGGCGGGGGGCATCTCGATTCACGGGGGACTCATCGGCGGCGTCCTCACGCTGATCTATTTCGCGCGGCGCTACCGGCTCAACTTCTACGAGTACGCGGACCTGGCGGTGCCCGGCGTGGCCTTCGGCATCATCGGCGGGCGCATCGGCAACATCATGAACGGCACCGATACGGTGGGGCGCGTGACGGGCTGGCCCATCGGCTTCCACTGGCCCGCCTCGGCCCGCGCTTTCCACGAGGGCATGTGCATTCCCAACCCGAACCCCGACCTGGACCTCTCGAAATATTGCCGGGAGGTCGGCGGCCAGCTCGTGATGACGGCGCCCGTCCACTTCACCCAGCTTTACGGGGTGATCATCGGGATCATCCTCGCGGTCGCCGCGTACTTCTGGCTGCGCTCGCGCAAGGCGGGGTGGGCCTTCTGGCAGTTCTGGCTGTGGTACTCCATCCTGCGTGCCGGGGTCGAGGAGACCTTCCGCCTCAACCCCCTGCCCCTCAAGACGTACCTCAACCAGGGCCTGAACGCGCCCGGCATCGGCCTGTGGACCGATACGCACCTCATCAGCTTTCCGCTGATCATCATCAGCCTCGTGATGCTGCTCAGGATTCGGCGGCGGCCGGACACGCGCCCGGAGCAGCCCGTTCCCGGCGATTAA
- the tatC gene encoding twin-arginine translocase subunit TatC has product MSQAQDLKSAPLLDHLEELRKRIIISLVFLAVGLVVAFQYRLQLIELIKLPLHASEQFQRGKVTVVTQGLTDQFILSLNLSFWSGLALALPFILWQVWAFIAPGLYPQERKWALPFVIGAGLSFLAGAVFGYKLVLPAMVGFLLDFLAGAVTPLLNLKDYIGTVTTFLVSFGLAFELPILAVILTRIGLVNHVMLRKGWRFALVLVAVAAAVITPTPDPGNMLLVAVPLYALYELGVLLSRIFRIVPSEDAPAIGT; this is encoded by the coding sequence ATGTCGCAGGCCCAGGATCTCAAGAGCGCGCCCCTCCTCGACCACCTGGAGGAGTTGCGAAAGCGCATCATTATCAGCCTAGTCTTCCTGGCGGTCGGTCTGGTCGTCGCCTTTCAGTACCGCCTGCAACTTATCGAGCTGATCAAGCTGCCGCTGCACGCCTCCGAGCAGTTCCAGCGGGGGAAAGTCACGGTCGTGACCCAGGGGCTGACGGATCAGTTCATCCTGTCGCTCAACCTGTCCTTCTGGTCAGGGCTGGCGCTGGCGCTGCCGTTCATCCTGTGGCAGGTCTGGGCCTTTATCGCGCCGGGGCTGTACCCCCAGGAGCGGAAGTGGGCGCTGCCCTTTGTGATCGGGGCCGGGCTCTCGTTCCTGGCCGGAGCGGTCTTCGGGTACAAGCTCGTGCTGCCCGCGATGGTCGGGTTTCTGCTCGACTTCCTGGCCGGGGCCGTCACGCCGCTGCTGAACCTCAAGGATTACATCGGGACCGTGACCACCTTCCTGGTGTCGTTTGGGCTGGCCTTCGAGCTGCCCATCCTGGCGGTGATCCTGACCCGGATCGGGCTGGTGAACCACGTGATGCTCCGCAAGGGCTGGCGTTTCGCGCTCGTCCTCGTGGCGGTCGCCGCCGCCGTCATTACACCGACGCCCGACCCCGGCAACATGCTCCTGGTGGCCGTGCCACTGTACGCGCTGTACGAGCTGGGGGTGCTGCTCTCGCGCATCTTCCGAATCGTTCCCAGCGAGGACGCTCCCGCCATCGGCACCTGA
- a CDS encoding twin-arginine translocase TatA/TatE family subunit, which produces MSLGPLEIILIVAVIALIFGARKLPELGKGLGQGIKEYKKEVRDPAVTDVEARPLDPVTPEVPRTADGRPAPTVTERDHRA; this is translated from the coding sequence ATGTCGCTCGGACCGCTTGAAATTATCCTGATCGTCGCCGTCATCGCCCTGATCTTCGGGGCGCGCAAGCTGCCCGAACTGGGCAAGGGCCTGGGCCAGGGCATCAAGGAGTACAAGAAGGAGGTCCGCGACCCGGCCGTAACCGACGTGGAGGCCCGCCCCCTCGACCCCGTGACGCCCGAGGTGCCCCGCACGGCAGACGGGCGCCCCGCCCCGACTGTCACCGAGCGCGACCACCGCGCGTAG
- a CDS encoding SDR family oxidoreductase, translating into MGLFRLDGRQALVTGGSKGIGLAAAHALVRLGANVTIAARGEAALRTAADALGVRCVVADVSTPEGVRAAVEAAGAVDILVSNAGGPPPSLPSGVTGEAWQRGFETTFLSTVRLADAVLPGMRERRWGRIIAITSLTVGRPALNLPVSNAMRAAVTNHLRTLALEVAAQGVTCNTVAPGYTATDRLRALHADPAEAERLLARIPARRFGQPNEVGAAVAFLATPEAGYITGQEVLVDGGWGI; encoded by the coding sequence ATGGGTCTTTTCAGGCTGGACGGCAGGCAGGCGCTCGTCACGGGAGGCAGCAAGGGCATTGGGCTGGCGGCGGCGCACGCCCTGGTGCGGCTGGGCGCCAACGTGACCATCGCGGCGCGCGGGGAGGCGGCGCTGCGGACGGCGGCGGACGCGCTGGGCGTGCGTTGCGTGGTCGCGGACGTGAGCACCCCGGAGGGCGTCCGCGCGGCGGTGGAGGCGGCGGGCGCGGTGGACATCCTGGTGAGCAACGCGGGCGGCCCGCCCCCCAGCCTCCCCAGTGGGGTAACCGGGGAGGCGTGGCAGCGCGGCTTCGAGACGACCTTCCTCTCGACCGTGCGGCTGGCGGACGCCGTGCTGCCCGGGATGCGGGAACGGCGCTGGGGCCGCATCATTGCCATTACCAGCCTGACGGTGGGGCGGCCCGCCCTGAACCTCCCTGTCAGCAACGCCATGCGCGCCGCCGTGACGAACCACCTGCGAACGCTGGCGCTGGAGGTGGCCGCCCAGGGGGTGACCTGCAATACGGTCGCCCCCGGCTACACCGCCACCGACCGCCTGAGGGCCCTGCACGCCGACCCCGCCGAGGCCGAGCGCCTGCTGGCCCGCATCCCCGCCCGGCGCTTCGGTCAGCCGAACGAGGTGGGCGCGGCGGTCGCCTTTCTCGCCACCCCAGAGGCCGGGTACATCACCGGGCAGGAGGTGCTGGTGGACGGGGGCTGGGGTATCTGA